The sequence GCCGCCGGGTGCGGTTCTGCACCACCAGCACGCCGAGCACGCGGCCGCCGCGCAGGACCGGCACGCCCATCAGCGAATGATAGATCTCTTCGCCGGTTTCCGGCCGGAACACGAACGCCGGGTGATGCTGGGCGTCGGACAGCGCCAGCGGCCGCGTGCGCGCCGCGATGACGCCGACCAGGCCCTCGCCGACCCGAAGGCGGGTCTGGTGCACGGCGGCCTGCTTCAGGCCCTCGGTGGCGAACAGTTCCAGCACGTCGCCGGCCCGGCGGATGTAGACCGAGCACACCTCGGCCCCCATGCCGCCGGCGATCAGCGACACCATGCGGTTCAGCCGGTCCTGGCCGCTTCCGGCGCCCGCCATAACATCGCGGGCCCGGGCCAGGAGCTGACGCGGGGTGATTTTCGACCGCGCGCTCATGCTATGCCGCCCCGGCTTTTTCCCGGGTTTCCAGGACCGCTTCCGCCTGGGCCATCAGTTCCGCCAGGATCTCGGCCACCGGCTGTTCCCGCGTCACCATGCCGACGCTCTGGCCGGCCATCAGCGAGCCGTTCTCGACGTCGCCGTCGATGATGGCGCGGCGCAACGCCCCGGCCCAGAAATGCTCGATGGCGAGTTGGGCTTCCTTTTGCTCCAATTCGCCGCGGTCGACCTTGCCGATCAGCTCGCGCTGGGTCTCCATGAACTTCTGGGTTCCGGCGTTCACCAGCGCGCGCACCGGAATGACCGGGAAGCGCGGGTCCAGTTGCATGGTCGGCAGCGCGTCGCGGGCCGCGGCGCGAATGAAGGCCTGCTTGAATTTGGGATGCGCGATCGATTCGGTGGCGCAGACGAAGCGCGTGCCCAGCTGGCAGCCGGCCGCCCCCATCTCGAGATAGGCGAGGATCGCCTCGCCGCGCCCGATGCCGCCGGCCACGAAGACCGGCACCTCGGTCACATGGGGCAGGATCTCCTGGGCCAGCACGCTGGTCACCACCGGGCCGATGTGGCCACCGGCCTCCGACCCCTCGATGACCAGGGCGTCGACGCCGTTGCGGATCAGCCGCTTGGCCAGCGACAGCGCCGGCGCGAAACAAACGACCTTGATGCCGGCTTCCTTGAGCCGGCGGATGGCGGTCCCCGGCGGCAGGCCGCCGGCCAGCACCACGTGGCCCACGCCCCGCTCGACGCACACCTCGATCAGGGCATCCAGCTCGGGATGCAGCGTGATCAGGTTGACGCCGAAGGGCTTCGCCGTCAGCGCCTGGGTGGCGGCGATTTCGGTTCTGAGCAGGTCGGGGTTCATCGCCCCGCAGGCGATGACGCCGAACGCCCCGGCGTTGGAAAGCGCGGCGACCAGGTGGCGTTCCGACACCCACGACATGGCGCCGCCCAGGATGGCGACGTCGCAACCCAGAAAGTCGCACCCCCGCCGCCAGAGCGTATTCAGTCTCGATCGGGGGGGGCGCAACATCATTCGCTTGCGGTCACTCGCCGCTCAGGCCATAGGCGTCGTGCAACGCCCGGACGGCCAGTTCCAGGTATTCCTCGGCGATCAGCACGCTGACCTTGATCTCCGAGGTCGAGATGACCTGGATGTTGATGCCCTTCTCGGCCAGCGCCGTAAACATCGTCTGGGCGATGCCGGCGTGGCTGCGCATGCCGACGCCGATCACCGACACCTTGACCACCTTGGGGTCCGAGGTCACCTGCGAATAGCCGAGGTCCTTCTTCTTGGCCTCGACGGTCAGCAGCGCCCGCTCCAGGTCGGTCTTGCCGACGGTGAAGGTCATGTCGGTCGTCTTGCCGTCGAGCGACACGTTCTGGACGATCATGTCGACGTTGATGCTGGCATCGGCGAGCGGGCCGAAAATGCCGGCGGCGACCCCGGGCCTGTCGGCCACCCCCGTCAGGGTGATCTTGGCCTCGTCCCGGCTGTAAGCGATCCCGCTGATGATTTCTTTTTCCACGATTTCGTCCTCATTCACGACCAGCGTGCCTGGTTCATCGGTAAAACTCGAAACGACCTGCGTGCGGACGTTGTACTTCATGGCCAGCTCGACCGAGCGGGTCTGCAGCACCTTGGCCCCGAGCGAGGCCAGTTCGAGCATTTCCTCGTAGGTGATCTTGTTGAGCTTGCGCGCCTTGGGAACGATCCGGGGATCGGTGGTGTAGACGCCGTCGACGTCGGTGTGGATGTCGCAGCGGTCGGCCTTGATCGCCGCCGCCAGCGCCACCGCGCTGGTGTCCGAGCCGCCGCGTCCCAGCGTGGTGACGCGCCCGTCCGGGCCGATCCCCTGGAAGCCGGCGACCACCGCCACTTCGCCCTGCTCCATGCGGCGGATGATTTCCTCCGAGTCGATGTCGGCGATCCGCGCCTTGCCGTGCACGCCATCGGTATGCACCGGCAGCTGCCAGCCCAGCCACGAGCGGGCCGGCACGCCCAGTTTCTGGAGCGCCAGCGCGGTCAGCCCGGAGGTGACCTGCTCGCCAGAAGCCACCACCACGTCGTACTCGCGGGCGTCGTGCAGGCGGTTGATGTCGTCGACGTATTTGACCAGCTGGTTGGTCACCCCGGCCATGGCCGACACGACCACGGCAACCTGGTTGCCGGCATCGACCTCTTTCTTGATGCGCCGGGCCACATTTTGGATTTTTTCGACGTCGGCGACCGATGTGCCGCCGAATTTCTTGACGATACGGGCCATGAACGACGCTCCCTGCCGCATACCAGTGGTTCTTGCGCGCCCGGCAGCCCTTCGGCCAAAAGATTTCAACAGAGCCGTGTGTAGCGCAGCGCGCGATTTTATATTCATAATGGCTAGAAGAGGCAAGGGCGCCTCTTGCCCTGGACCGGGAGTTTTCTGTGGCTCACGAATACCGACCTTCCGCCGCGTCGACGGCCTCCCCCGAGGAAATCGCTCGGTTTTCCGGATTGGCCGACGCCTGGTGGGACCCCGACGGCGACTTCAAGCCGCTGCACCACCTCAATCCGACCCGGCTCGGCTACATCCGCGATTCGGTGGCCGGCCATTTCGGGCGCGACCCGCTGGCCGACCGGCCGCTGGACGGCCTGACCCTTCTCGACATCGGCTGCGGCGGCGGTCTTTTGAGCGAACCGATGGCCCGCCTGGGGGCCCGGGTCACCGGCATCGACGCCGGCGAAAAGTCGATCGCCGTGGCCAGGGTTCACGCCGAGCAGTCGGGGTTGGCCATCGACTATCGCCACGCCGTGCCCGAAGACTTCGCCGCCACCGCCCCATCCCGCTACGACGTGGTGCTGGCCATGGACGTGGTGGAGCACGTGGCCGACCTCGATGCCTTCCTGGCGGCGGCCGCCGGGCTGTTGCGCCCGGGCGGCGCCATGGTCATCTCGACCGTCAACCGCACGCTCAAGTCGCTGGCGCTGGCCAAGGTGGCGGCCGAATACGTGCTGCGCTGGCTGCCGGTGGGCACCCACGACTGGCGCAAGTTCGTGCGGCCCTCGCAACTGGCCGACGGCCTCGGCGCCGCCGGCGTCGCCATCGCCGATCTGAAGGGAATGATCTACAACCCGCTCGCCGACCGCTGGTCCTACGGCCCGGACCTCGCCGTCAACTACCTGGCCTTCGGGGTCCGCGCCTAGGCACAAATTCGCGTTCCTCCTCGTCGTTATTGCCCGGCGAAGCCCGGGCAATCCAATAGGGCGCAGGCAGGCTGGATGCCCGGGCTGACGCCCTACGGGATGCACACATCTCGGACACCGTGCTCATCTCCCTCTCCGCCCCCTGGGGGCGGAGAGGGTCGGTCCAGCGGAGCCGGATCAAGGGAGGTGAGGTGGGGATTTCGGGCATTCCCCCGCGAACACGACGGTGGCACCTCCACCTCACCCTCCCCATCGCTGGCGCGATGGGTCCCCTCCCTCTCCCCCGCCGTGCGGCGGAGAGGGCGAATTTATGCGGCTTTCGCTACCAACCGAGATGCGTGAATCCCGTAGGAACTGATGCCGGGGCAGGACGGATTAGGGGGAAGCGGGAAAACGGATCAGTCGTTGCGCTTCGGCCAGCGGACGCGGTGGAACTCGATGCCTTCGTCGGTCAGGTCCGTCGCCTCGTCGTCGGTGGCGGTGCCGTAAATGCCGCGCTCGTCGGTCTCGCCATAGTGGATGCGCCGGGCCTCCTCGGCGAAGCGCTCGCCGACGTCGTCGCAATTCTCCTCGACATGACGGCGCAGCCTTTCGGCGGCCTGGAAGATCTGCTGGGCCACCTCGTTGGCCTTCTCTTCCATCGAGCCGGTCCTGGCCGCGCCCTTGGCCACGTAGGGCGCCATCGGCGCCTTCGAAATGGCGGTGTCGCCGCACAGCGGGCAACCGATCTCGCCATCGGCGCTTTGCGAGTCGTAGGCGGCGGCGTCGCGGAACCACGCTTCGAACTGGTGGCCAGCGCCACACTTTAGCTGGTAAAGAATCATCTTCGTTTGCTAGATCCGTTTCATGACCACGCCGAGTGTAGCGCCTTCCGCCGAAAAAATGGTTAATTCCCCCGACACCCCCATCGGCCATCGTCATTTGAAGATCACCGCGCCCTCGCCATGGGTCAAGCGGTTCGCGCCGCTGATCCCGGCCGGGGGCCGGGTGCTCGACCTCGCCTGCGGCAACGGCCGGCATGCCCGCTACCTGATCGAACGCGGCTGTTTCGCGGTGGCGCTGGATCGCGACGTCTCCGCCGTCGCCGACCTCGCCCCCTCGCCGCGGGCCCAGGTGATCGAAGCCGATCTCGAGGACGGCGGCGCCTGGCCCCTGGCCGGCCAGCGCTTCGACGGCATCGTCGTCGTCAACTACCTCTACCGGCCGTTGTTCCCCCACCTGCTGGACGGCCTGGCCGAGGGCGGCGTGCTGATCTACGAAACCTTCGCCAGGGGCAACGAGGCCTTCTCGCGGCCGCGCAATCCCGACCACCTGCTGCGGAGCGGCGAACTGATCGACGCCGTCGGCGGCCGGCTGCAGATCGTCGCCTACGAGCACGGGCGGATCGAAAGCGGCCCGCTGCCCGGCGTCATCCAGCGGATCTGCGCCGTCAACGACCGCGGGCGCAGCGCCCGCGCCGACGGCGAACCCGCCCCCCACCGTGTCGAGGCCGGACCGGACTGAGCGGACATCCTGGACCGGATTAGCCGGCAACCCCCTCCTTTACGGCCGTAATCTCCGCCCCTTACTCGTCACCCCCGGTTCTTTCCCGTCACTCCCGATTCTTCCCCGTCACTCCCGATTCTTCCCCGTCACTCCCGATTCTTCCCCGTCACTCCCGCGAAGGCGGGAGTCCAGGGCCCGGCTCCGCCTGGATTCCCGCGGTCGCGGGAATGACGAAAGGGAGAGCATCCTGCCTTTCCCTCGTTCATCCCGCGCAAACGGGTCCAGGACAAGCGACGAAGCGGTCGCCCTGGATTCCCGCATTGGCCGTTCCGACGCGCCTCGCGAACGCGGGAACGACGGCGGAAGTGTTGGTGAGGCAGTCGCCGCCTAGACCGGGCCGGCCAGCTTCAGCGCGGCGTCGAGCTTGCCCGCGGCATCCATTTGGTGGATCTCGGTGCAGTCGCCGATGTGCCGGCCGTCGACGAAAACCTGCGGCACGGTTTCGCGGCCGTGCGAGCGCTCGGTCATCTCGGCCCGCTTGCCGGGGCTCATCATCACGTCGATTTCCTTGAAGGTCACGCCCTTGGTCTTGAGCAGCGCCTTCGCCCGGTGACAGAACGGGCAGAAGGGGCTGGTGTAGATCTCGATATCGGCCACGTCTTTTTCTCCTGAACGCACCCGTGCCGGCAAGATCGCCGGGCCGAGCGTGCTTGCGATCTTGCTAATATAGGCCGCCTCTCCGTCTTTCTAAAGGCCCGGCGCGCCGACGCGGGCCAGGGTCAGCGCGTCGACCGATTGGGCGCCGGCCCGCATCAGGCCGCGCGCGCAGGCGGCCAGCGTGGCGCCCGTCGTCATCACGTCGTCGACCAGCAGCACCCGGCGCCCGGCGATGCGGCCGGCCCGGCGGGGCGGTACCGCGAAGGCGCCGGCGACGTTGCGTCGCCGCGACTGGCGCCCGAGATGGCCTTGCGAGGGGGTGCGACGGCGGCGCACCAGCGCGTCGGGGGCCACCGGCAGGCCGGTCTCGCGGCCGATGGCGTGGGCCAGCAGGGCGGCCTGGTTGAAGCGCCGCGCGAACAGCCGCGTCCAGTGCAGCGGCACCGGCACGATGACGTCGGCCTCGGCGATCAGATCGGCCCCCGCGCGCACCATCCAGCGGGCGAAGGCGGGCGCCGCCTCGGTGCGGTCGCCATGCTTGAAGCCGAGGATCAGGCGCCGGCTGGCCGGCCCGTAGATCATGGCCGCCCGCGCCCGGCGGAACGGCGGCGGATGGGCGGTGCATGCCCCGCACAGCAGGCCGGGGCCGGCGTCGTAGTCGAAGGGCAGGCCGCAGGCCTCGCAGCAGGGCGGGCCGGCGAAGGTGACGTCGCCCCAACAGGCGGCGCACAGCACGCCAGCGGCGTCGACCAGGGCCCCGCAGCCCAGGCAGCGATGCGGCAACAGGACGTCGACGAGCGATCCCAGCCAGCGGCCGGCCAGGCCGCCCCGCCTCCCGCCCCTCGCCTGCTCCCCCGAAGGAATCGCGTCCACCGCCGGCCCCTTTGCGTCATTGCGGGCGTGCGCCCGCGCCGATGATACTATATCTAGGCAAACCGCAGCGACCCCGGAGCGACGCCCCTTCATGGCCGACCCGATGACCGTCTTCGACCGCCGGACCGTGCGCCTGCATCGCGAGCGCGCGGCCAAGGGGCTGGAGAGCTTCGACTTCCTGTTCGCCGAGGTGGGCGAGCGCCTGGCCGACCGCCTGGACGACGTCACCCGGCGGTTCCCCATGGCGCTCGATCTCGGCTGCCATACCGGCATCCTGGCCGGGCGGCTGGCCGGGCGCGGCGGCATCGAGACGCTGGTGGCCTGCGACCTGTCGGAAGCGATGGCCCGCCGGGCCGGCCCGCTGGCGCTGGCCGCCGACGAGGAGCGGCTGCCCTTCGCCGAGGGCGTCTTCGACCTCGTGCTCAGCAACCTTTCGCTCCATTGGGTCAACGACCTGCCGGGCGCCCTGGTGCAGATCCGCCGCGCGCTCAGGCCCGACGGCCTGTTCCTCGGCGCGCTGTTCGGCGGCGCCACCTGCCGCGAGCTGCGCCAGGCGCTGGCCGAGGCCGAGATCGCCCAGGAAGGCGGCCTCAGCCCCCGGGTGTCGCCGCTGGCCGAGGTGCGCGACGCCGGCAACCTGCTCCAGCGGGCCGGCTTCGCCCTGCCGGTGGCGGATTCCGACACGCTGACCGTCTCCTACGCCGACCCCTTGAAGCTGATGGCCGACCTGCGCGGCATGGGCGAGGCCAACGCCGCGCTGGCCCGGCGCCGGACCCCCACCCGGCGGGCCACGCTGGCCGCCGCCGCAAAGCGCTACCAGTCCTTGTTCGCCGCCGCCGACGGCCGCGTGCCGGCGACCTTCGAGGTCATCTATCTCACCGCCTGGGCGCCCCATCCTTCGCAGCAGAAGCCGGCCCGGCCGGGCAGCGCCAAGGCCCGCCTGGCCGACGCCCTGGGCGTCCCCGAGATCCCGGCCGGCGACAAGGCCCGTCCGCGCTGAGGCAGTTGCCGAAACGCCCCCGGCCCCCCATGTTTGCGCCATGAAGTTCACAGATCCCCTGCTGAAAGGCACCCTGGTCAGGCGTTACAAGCGGTTTCTCGCCGACGTCCTGCTCGACTCGGGAGAGGCCATCGTCGCCCATTGCGCCAATTCCGGCTCGATGCTGAGCGTCAACACCCCCGGCGCCGAGGTGTGGGTGTCCCCCGCCCGCAACCCCGAGCGCAAGCTGCGCTATACCTGGGAGATGATCCGCATCGGCGACGGGCTGGTCGGCATCAACACCCAGCATCCCAACCTGCTGGCCGCCGAGGCGGTGGCCGCCAACCTGCTGCCGGAACTGGCCGGCTATACCGTGGTGCGCCGCGAGGTGAAGTACGGCCGCAATTCGCGCATCGACCTGCTGCTGGAAGCGGACGGCCGCCCGCCCTGCTACGTCGAGGTCAAGAACGTGACCATGCGCCGCGACCTCACCGCCGCCGGCGCCGCCGAGTTCCCCGACGCCGTCACCGTCCGCGGCGCCAAGCACCTCGACGAGCTGGCGGCCATGAAGGCCCAAGGGTATCGCGCGGTCATGCTGTTCCTGGCCCAGCGCGACGACTGCCGGCGCTTCGCGGTGGCCGGGGACATCGACCCGCTCTATGCCGCCGGACTGGCCAAGGCCCGGGCCGCCGGCGTCGAGACGCTCTGTTACGGTTGCCGGCTGTCGCCCTTCGAAATCACCATCGACCGGCCGATCCCTCTGGAATTCTAGGCCAACGACGGGGTAGGGTGCGCTAGAATGATCCCGCCCCTGCAGGAACGCTACCGGTCGAACACCATGCATAACGCCCGCCGCAGCATCAAGATCCATGGGCCCGAAGCCTTCGCCGGCATGCGCCGGGCCGGACGGCTGGCCGCCGAGACTCTCGACATGATCGCGCCCCACGTCAGGCCGGGCGTGACCACCGAGGAAATCGACCGCCTGTGCCACCAGTTCATCGTGGCCCACGGCGCCATTCCCGCCCCCCTCAACTACCGCGGCTTCCCCAAGTCGACCTGCACCTCGATCAACCACGTGGTCTGCCACGGCATCCCCGGCGAGAAGCGGCTGCGCGACGGCGACATCGTCAACATCGACATCACCGTCATCCTCGATGGCTGGTACGGCGACACCAGCCGCATGTTCACGGCCGGCAAGCCGGCCCTCAAGGCGGCCCGCCTGATCGACGTCACCTTCGAATCGATGTGGCGCGGCATCCACGCGGTGCGCCCCGGCGCCACCCTGGGCGACATCGGCCACGCCATCCAAAGCTATGCCGAGGGCGAGCGCTGCTCGGTGGTGCGCGATTTCTGCGGCCACGGCCTGGGTCGGGTGTTTCACGACGCCCCCAACGTCATGCACTTCGGCCGCCCCGGCGAGGGCGAGATCCTGGAGGCCGGCATGCTGTTCACCATCGAGCCGATGATCAACGCCGGGCGCTACGACGTGAAGATCCTCAAGGACGGCTGGACGGCGGTCACCAAGGACCGCTCGCTGTCGGCCCAGTTCGAGCATTCCATCGGCGTCACCCCCACCGGCTGCGAGATCTTCACGCTCTCCCCGGCCGGCCTGCACAAGCCGCCCTACGACGCTTAGAAACGCCATGGCCGAGACGCCGCACCACGTCGGGCATCGGGGGCGCCTTCGCCAGCGCCTGATGGCGGCGGGGCCCGACGCCATGCCCGACTACGAGCTTCTGGAACTGGTGCTGTTTTCCGCCCAGCCGCGGCGCGACATGAAGCCGCTGGCGAAAACGCTGCTGGCCCGCTTCGGCTCGTTCGCCGGGGTGATCGCGGCGCCGCCGGCCCTGCTGGCCGAGGTGGAAGGGGTCGGAGACGGCGTCATCGCCACCTTCAAGGTGGTGCAGGCCGCCGCGCTGCGCCTGGCCCGGGACGAGGTGATGGCGCGCCCGGTCATCGGCTCGTGGACCAAGCTCCTGGCCTATTGCCGGGCCAGCATGGCGCACGAGGCCAACGAGCATTTCCGCGTGCTCTTCCTCAATCGCCGCAACGAGCTGATCGCCGACGAGGTGCAGCAG comes from Shumkonia mesophila and encodes:
- the radC gene encoding RadC family protein; translation: MAETPHHVGHRGRLRQRLMAAGPDAMPDYELLELVLFSAQPRRDMKPLAKTLLARFGSFAGVIAAPPALLAEVEGVGDGVIATFKVVQAAALRLARDEVMARPVIGSWTKLLAYCRASMAHEANEHFRVLFLNRRNELIADEVQQRGTVDHTPVYPREVVKRALELGATAVIMVHNHPSGDPTPSAADIAMTREVKEAGEKLGIQLHDHVIIGRRGHNSFKTLGLL
- the sfsA gene encoding DNA/RNA nuclease SfsA; translation: MKFTDPLLKGTLVRRYKRFLADVLLDSGEAIVAHCANSGSMLSVNTPGAEVWVSPARNPERKLRYTWEMIRIGDGLVGINTQHPNLLAAEAVAANLLPELAGYTVVRREVKYGRNSRIDLLLEADGRPPCYVEVKNVTMRRDLTAAGAAEFPDAVTVRGAKHLDELAAMKAQGYRAVMLFLAQRDDCRRFAVAGDIDPLYAAGLAKARAAGVETLCYGCRLSPFEITIDRPIPLEF
- the ubiG gene encoding bifunctional 2-polyprenyl-6-hydroxyphenol methylase/3-demethylubiquinol 3-O-methyltransferase UbiG, with the translated sequence MAHEYRPSAASTASPEEIARFSGLADAWWDPDGDFKPLHHLNPTRLGYIRDSVAGHFGRDPLADRPLDGLTLLDIGCGGGLLSEPMARLGARVTGIDAGEKSIAVARVHAEQSGLAIDYRHAVPEDFAATAPSRYDVVLAMDVVEHVADLDAFLAAAAGLLRPGGAMVISTVNRTLKSLALAKVAAEYVLRWLPVGTHDWRKFVRPSQLADGLGAAGVAIADLKGMIYNPLADRWSYGPDLAVNYLAFGVRA
- the map gene encoding type I methionyl aminopeptidase, which gives rise to MHNARRSIKIHGPEAFAGMRRAGRLAAETLDMIAPHVRPGVTTEEIDRLCHQFIVAHGAIPAPLNYRGFPKSTCTSINHVVCHGIPGEKRLRDGDIVNIDITVILDGWYGDTSRMFTAGKPALKAARLIDVTFESMWRGIHAVRPGATLGDIGHAIQSYAEGERCSVVRDFCGHGLGRVFHDAPNVMHFGRPGEGEILEAGMLFTIEPMINAGRYDVKILKDGWTAVTKDRSLSAQFEHSIGVTPTGCEIFTLSPAGLHKPPYDA
- a CDS encoding class I SAM-dependent methyltransferase: MVNSPDTPIGHRHLKITAPSPWVKRFAPLIPAGGRVLDLACGNGRHARYLIERGCFAVALDRDVSAVADLAPSPRAQVIEADLEDGGAWPLAGQRFDGIVVVNYLYRPLFPHLLDGLAEGGVLIYETFARGNEAFSRPRNPDHLLRSGELIDAVGGRLQIVAYEHGRIESGPLPGVIQRICAVNDRGRSARADGEPAPHRVEAGPD
- a CDS encoding DUF1178 family protein is translated as MILYQLKCGAGHQFEAWFRDAAAYDSQSADGEIGCPLCGDTAISKAPMAPYVAKGAARTGSMEEKANEVAQQIFQAAERLRRHVEENCDDVGERFAEEARRIHYGETDERGIYGTATDDEATDLTDEGIEFHRVRWPKRND
- a CDS encoding ComF family protein, producing MDAIPSGEQARGGRRGGLAGRWLGSLVDVLLPHRCLGCGALVDAAGVLCAACWGDVTFAGPPCCEACGLPFDYDAGPGLLCGACTAHPPPFRRARAAMIYGPASRRLILGFKHGDRTEAAPAFARWMVRAGADLIAEADVIVPVPLHWTRLFARRFNQAALLAHAIGRETGLPVAPDALVRRRRTPSQGHLGRQSRRRNVAGAFAVPPRRAGRIAGRRVLLVDDVMTTGATLAACARGLMRAGAQSVDALTLARVGAPGL
- a CDS encoding aspartate kinase yields the protein MARIVKKFGGTSVADVEKIQNVARRIKKEVDAGNQVAVVVSAMAGVTNQLVKYVDDINRLHDAREYDVVVASGEQVTSGLTALALQKLGVPARSWLGWQLPVHTDGVHGKARIADIDSEEIIRRMEQGEVAVVAGFQGIGPDGRVTTLGRGGSDTSAVALAAAIKADRCDIHTDVDGVYTTDPRIVPKARKLNKITYEEMLELASLGAKVLQTRSVELAMKYNVRTQVVSSFTDEPGTLVVNEDEIVEKEIISGIAYSRDEAKITLTGVADRPGVAAGIFGPLADASINVDMIVQNVSLDGKTTDMTFTVGKTDLERALLTVEAKKKDLGYSQVTSDPKVVKVSVIGVGMRSHAGIAQTMFTALAEKGINIQVISTSEIKVSVLIAEEYLELAVRALHDAYGLSGE
- a CDS encoding methyltransferase domain-containing protein encodes the protein MADPMTVFDRRTVRLHRERAAKGLESFDFLFAEVGERLADRLDDVTRRFPMALDLGCHTGILAGRLAGRGGIETLVACDLSEAMARRAGPLALAADEERLPFAEGVFDLVLSNLSLHWVNDLPGALVQIRRALRPDGLFLGALFGGATCRELRQALAEAEIAQEGGLSPRVSPLAEVRDAGNLLQRAGFALPVADSDTLTVSYADPLKLMADLRGMGEANAALARRRTPTRRATLAAAAKRYQSLFAAADGRVPATFEVIYLTAWAPHPSQQKPARPGSAKARLADALGVPEIPAGDKARPR
- the grxC gene encoding glutaredoxin 3, which gives rise to MADIEIYTSPFCPFCHRAKALLKTKGVTFKEIDVMMSPGKRAEMTERSHGRETVPQVFVDGRHIGDCTEIHQMDAAGKLDAALKLAGPV
- a CDS encoding NAD(P)H-dependent flavin oxidoreductase; the encoded protein is MMLRPPRSRLNTLWRRGCDFLGCDVAILGGAMSWVSERHLVAALSNAGAFGVIACGAMNPDLLRTEIAATQALTAKPFGVNLITLHPELDALIEVCVERGVGHVVLAGGLPPGTAIRRLKEAGIKVVCFAPALSLAKRLIRNGVDALVIEGSEAGGHIGPVVTSVLAQEILPHVTEVPVFVAGGIGRGEAILAYLEMGAAGCQLGTRFVCATESIAHPKFKQAFIRAAARDALPTMQLDPRFPVIPVRALVNAGTQKFMETQRELIGKVDRGELEQKEAQLAIEHFWAGALRRAIIDGDVENGSLMAGQSVGMVTREQPVAEILAELMAQAEAVLETREKAGAA